The genomic window ACAGTATAACTATGCAGATACATTGAGGTATACCAAGGATTGTTACAATAGACATCTAAATTACAGCTTTGACTTTTCAGCCTTGACCTCTTGGTTCAGAGCCAAATCAGTCAAAATCTCTTCACTCCCACCCCCAACAACCATGACCCTAACATCCCGACTAATCTGCTCAATCCTGGCCCCCCTCCCATTCTTGGAATACCCAAGTCCACCCATAACCTGCTGACTCTCCCTATTCACCTTCTCCAGCGTCTGTCCCGCCAACACCTTTAAATTCGCAAACTGACCACCAAGCTTTGCGTTGGGGTTCGTCTTGGAGATGTAGACGAGCTGCTCCATCCACGAGTGCGTGGATTCAATGTGACGCGCCATGGTGCTGAATTTGGCCCGGATGACTTGGTTTTGGATTAGGGGTTTTCCAAAGGTTTCGCGGTTGAGGGCGTGTTTGTAGGCGTCGTGGAGGCAGACGCGGGCCATGCGGAGGGCGGTGCAGGCGAGCCAGAGACGTTCGTGGTTGAAGTCTGCATGGTCAGGATATGAGAAGAAGAGTTGTTGGTAGGTACTCACTGTTCATGATGATTGGGAAGCCCTTGTTCTCCTCGCCTAGAAGGTTGGACACGGGGACCTCTACATTGTCAAACTCGATGTAGGTGGATCCTATTAACCATTAGACATGCTTTACAATGGATATGCGTCATGTACTCACCACTGGCTTCGACACCAGAATTCTGAATCTTCTTGCATGTAACACCAGGAGCCTTGAGAGGAACGATCAACGCGGAGATACCAAAAGTACCATCTCCTCCAGTCCTGACAGCTGCAGTACAGTAATCCGCAAAGATGCCATTGGTAATCCACTTCTTTGCGCCGTTGACAATGTACTTGTCTCCTCTCCGTTCAGCCGTAGTTGTGAGTCCAGCGACATCAGAACCAGCTATTGAGTATCAGCCACTGCCGTATACCAGATCTCAGGGTCTTACCATCTGGTTCTGTTACGGCTAGACAGAATCTCGTCTTTCCAGAGAGGACATCAGGAAGGAATCGTCGCTTTTGCTCTGGATTGCCGAATTGGATGACGGGTGGAAGACCGATCGAGTTGCCGCATCCAAGAGCCCAGACAATTCCGAGGTATCCACACCTTGCGAGTTCATCAATCACGACAAGGTCGTGAAACGCGTCCCATTCGTGAGGGGGAATGTCACCAGGGAGTCTCTGGCCTTGTAGCTGATCAAATGCTACTGGGTAGGCAGCCACGGCGGTGTATCCAAGCTTTGCATGTCGTTGTTGGACCTGAAAGAAATGAGCAAGCTGAGAAGAGCAATGGGAAGAGGTGAAATACTTCTTGTGGTACGGCGCCTTTCCTCTCCCATTCATCACAGAATGGTGCGATATGCTCGTCGACATACGCTCGTACCTCCTTCTGCAAGCGCCTGTGAGATTCACCGTAGTAAGGACTTTCGCCTCTAGTCAGCCAGAGAGGGTCTGCAAAAGGAATGCCGGTCATTTTTGCGGTTGAAGTAGTTTAGTGAGAAGCGTTAGGGTACTTTGAGAGTGTGCAGCCAAGTAAAATGCTGCCTCATGAGTATATATACAATATCAATCCAAGACTCTCACGATATTAACCTCGGGAACCGTAAGATTGTCCACATTATAAAACTCTCGGAAAGCGTGCGGTCCGTGGATACGGTCCGTACATGGTCTCCCGAGGTATGTAAATAGAATCAACTGGCCACAGTTTCAAGAACAACGTTTGGACTTGTGAAGCTATCAACAGCCTTCTATTGTCCATATTCCAATCTCATTGACCACGAGTTCTTCATCCTGAATTCAATGAGCGTTATCTCGTCGCATCCGTCTGTGATGCTTCATTGGTCCGAAGCTGTCGGTCCGGCTCGATCAAAGGGCCCACTTCTCGGTCCGGGGCCGGAGAGCAACAACCGGGATTACATGGCAATGACGTCGTAGGAAACGGGAGTTTACCTCGAGAAAATGAATAGACGAAAAGCGCCAGGCTAGATTAGGTATCTGATCTTGGTCAAAGGGCTCCGAGCAACTCAACGGAAATAACACAGCCGTAACACAACTAAAGCTTACACTCAAGCTTCAATAACATAACTATCCAGTAAGGTTTATAACCGTGGGGAGATGAGGCCGCGATAGCCTTAACAAGGCTTCTTCTGGGATGGATAAAAGGGAGCATCTCTACCCTCGTACTAGGTCAAATGCCAAGAACAGGAGGCAACCAACATCCGTTGTGTTATTATCGCTGATGTGTTGTTATGTTGTATGAGAGCAAGTATGCTATTTACCTCCCCGGCTTCATACACCTCCTTATAAACGAGTCAATGGTTCCTGAGTCCCTACGAAAAGTAACTGATTCCTTGCCTCACTCGTCGGCGACGCAGCCATGTAGTCGCCACCTGGAATCCATTTACTCGGTGATGGTAGATTTGATAAGAATGACACATTCCCGGGAGAATTTCCAGGCACTTCCCTAGCCAGCATCCCGTAGTCGACGAGGGACCAGAGGGTATTTTCTGCAATGCCGTCTAATTCGTCGGCGAGACAGGCTGCGTTGAAGAGGTGGGCGTAGGACTCGGAGTGGGCGTCGAATTCTCGGAGTTTGGTCAACTGGAACAAGTCAGTATATGTGTTGATGGATCACAAAAGGGGACAAACCATGTTGGGAACCATAGGCCACAAAACACCCAGTCTCTCCAACACCTCTATGCACCGTTGATAATACCTCTGGCTGTCATActgatcaacatcaacaccctGATGCTGCGCCCCAAAAGCCAGAGAATGAATCCCCGCCGCGATGGAAGCACAGTACGTGTAAAACGAAGACTCCATCGGTACAACCCCAGTAGTTCCCGCCAAGAGCAGATCCGTGAGTTTCCTCGCGTTTTCTTGCGCTGCGTGGAACGCGTTGGATGTGAAACTTTTCGGAACCCTTGCTGCTATGGGACGTAGGCGGAGACGGATTAGGAATGGGTGGTTTAGGAGACAGTAGCAGAGATGGAAGAGAGCGTGTGAGAAGACGAGGTGGCCGACTTGTTTTTCGTCAATGTTGGTGTCTGCTTGAGGTCCGTTTTGAACAAGATCTAGAATCGGTTGATCGTGGTTCTTGAGGTAGGATTCGAGGAGTAGCAGTGAAGCATTCGTCAGGGCAAAGTCGGATTGGGGATCCAACGGCGTGAGCATTTCACCTGCACTTCTTCCATGGGCGTATTTCGTACAGCGTCCAAAGATGGACGTAGCCACAACAGCTAATCCAAACGGACTCGGAGGATTCGCAAGAGGAACATCCCAGCTGAGGACCTGACGCAGCGTAGGCACATTCTCACCATCTTCACCTCTATCTTGGAAGACGTCTTCGTTGCAGGGGAGGTGAAGAGTGCAGTCGTCATCGGCGACTGCTGCGGGTCTTGAACGGGCGCACGAGATTAGCTTGTCGACAAGGTAGATGGACCAGAATGTTCGTCTTCGTTCTTCACGTTCTGTTGGGGGAAGGAAGAATGACGGCTCGGACATGAGGTCGACATCTTGGGATAGACGGATTGCTAGGCCGAGACGTAGCCAGCCTGAACTGATTCTTGCAGCTGGAGATATCGTCAGCTAAGGTCATGGTGTTGTGGGGGATGGATGTACCCGTGTAATCGACGATTGCCAGTAGAGTAACAGTCTGAATAACAGACAAGTCGAGGTTATTATCAACACTCAAATGATCCTCTATCACGCACAGCCACGACTGCCGAGAATACGCATCCGAAGCTTGCTGAACCTTGCCCACGAAATAAGGCTGATCCGAGAACCTTACCGCATACGCAAGAACAGCAAACAGCAGACATCTCGGTATCGACATGGTTGAAAGACTCGCGTAGAAAGACGTGCGGTGGAAGAATGAGTATGGCTGGTTATGGACGCGGGCAAAGTAGGTGTCCACGAGGGATTGGACTACCTCTGGAGGTGGGAGTCCATCAAATGAGCTGGTTTGGTCAGTCCCTGATGTTACTATGCAGGTAGTTATCTTACAAGCTGTCCAAAACAGAATTCTGTACTATTGAGTCGAGATTCAAGTCTGGCTGATCTTGGTTATGATGTAGTGATGGCATGCGTCGAGGCGTCGAGCTGAACGCCGAGGAGGGTGATGTCTGGCTGAGAATAGAGTCAGCCGATACATTCAAGGAGATATCCAAATTCCCTCAAATAAAGAATCGTAGAATAAAGGAAACTCCTTCCAGGCATCCTTACACATGAGCGTCAAAGTTGCCTTGACTGAGCCTACTCAACGCCGACTCAAGCGATGAGATACGCTCCAACAACTGACTCTATCACACAGTTAGCATTAAAACTCTCGCATGCACATTCAAACATACACTTATCGTAGCATTAGAAACCCTAGGCACTGTATGGCCCGTCTCACCAGCCGTGACAGAGTACGGCTCATAGACGCAGCTCCGTCGGCTCTGTCGGCAGTGCGTGCACACCGGGCGCTCACCGGAGCACTTGACCTTGCGTCGCCTGCGCACATGTTAGATGTATGTATGTAACAGTGTCCGTGTATGACATTTACTAACCTGCAATTGGCACATGCTTGACGAATTCGCTTTATCACGCCCGCATTCGTGGGCCGCGTGTCGTGTGTCTCCATGCCGAGCGGACCGAGGTGAGGGGAAGGGCGTAGGGCGTAGAGGTAGGGGGTTCAAAGTAGGGAAACGAAACGTAAGATTCGAGTTGAACAGGAATAAGGCGAAATCACGGGACCTCCAACTCCCGAGGCATCAATGGTCGGCTTTGGCTTGTTTGACAAGTTTGGGTTCAGTTTGGCaaagagggaggagagagaagaatCCGGGGAAATCCTGGGGTCGAGCAAATCTCCCCGCAGCCAGGAAACATGGATATTTCACGAGCCAGACTAAACTACTTCCTAAACCGTACTAGTTCCTCTATTCTCTGTCGGAAGCTGATCCAATGAAATGGTCCGTCTTTCCGTTCATGCGTGTGTCCTCCTCTAGAGCTTGCTGCGCGTGCGTGGTGCGTCCCAATCTACTGCTCGTCCTGCTTGGAACTCGCTGACACCAAAGTGACCAGGCGCGGatggcttcatcatctcattGAAGAGcgtcttgatggtgtcgGCCTGCTCTGGGTGTCCTCCGTGGGCCCAGGCTGACGCGATCAATTCCTTGGACATTCGGAGAGCTTCAGGCGAGACAGACCGCAGTTTGACCAGCCAGGAATCCAGGGCCTCGTTTAACTTGCACTGATCCTCCACGACACTCATGACTACTCCCTTGGCGTGCAACTCTGATGGAGTAACGGGCCTTGCTGTCAAGATTGCCTCCCGAGCAAAAGGTACACCCCATTCCCGAATCACGTACTTGGAGATTGTCGCAGGACAAAGACCCAACTTGGCTTCACTCAATGTGACCTTGGCGCCTTTGACACAGAGTCGAAGATCGCAAGCAAATGCCAGACCGACTCCACCTCCAAATGCCGGCCCGTTGAGAGCGGCGATTGTCACCTTGGGGCTCTTGTCAATCGTGTCGAAAAGACGCTCGAGTCTGTTGAACTGCGCCTGGGCGACATCGTCATTCCCGCCGACGGGAGTGCTCTTGCTAAGATCCATACCCGTACAGAAGAACTTGCCACTGCCTGTAAGCGCGATGCGATTGACGCTCCTGTCGCTAGCAACGTCTCGGAAGATAGAGGTCAGGTCTTCGATCATAGCGGTGGTCAGGGCGTTGCCGTTGCGCGGTCGGTTCATGGTGATTCTCAGGTTCGCTCCCGATTGATCGATGATGAGACCGTCTGTTTCTTTGACGCGCTCCCAGGTCAACGGTCCGTGGGTCTTCTCTCGCGGTTTCTTCACGCGTCGCTCCTTGGACGACAAGGCAGCGCCGACGCGACTTGAAGTTGGCTGCGACAACTTGTCCGAGATCCAAGCCCCGACCGCTGCGAGTTTGGAGAGATTGACTCCCGTATGAACACCAGCTCGGTCAAACATGTAGACCAAGTCCTCGGTAGAAGCATTGCCTTTGGCCCCGGGCGCAAAGGGACATCCACCCAGGCCAGCAACACTGCTATCAAACACCCTAACCCCCCATGTATAAGCCTCCCAAACGTTGGCGAGAGCTTGTCCATATGTATCGTGGAAGTGACCAGCTATCCGATCGAGGGGGATGTCGTTTGTcttgaggagatgaaggaggttGCGCACGTCTTTGGGGGATCCGACTCCCAGGGTGTCACCGAGACTGACTTCGTAGCAGCCCATGTCGAGGAGGGTCTGTACGACCTTGAGAACGGCGGCCGGAGGAGTCCGTCCATCGAAGGGGTCTTCAAAGATGCAAGATACATAGCTGAAGCGGCGAGTTAGTGGCCGAATTGATAGAGCAAGTGTAGATACTCACCCGCGAACCTTGCAGTCAAACTTCTTGGCTTCTTCACAGACGAGACGTGCTCTGGCGATGCCTTGGTCCACGGTACAATTGATGTTTGCCCTGCTGAAGCCTTCCGATGCGCTCACAAACACAGCGACTTCTTTAACACCCAGTTGACGAGCAATATCGAGGCCCTTTCTGTTTGGAACCAAAACCGGGAGGCGTAGCGATGCATCTCCAAGAAGCGCCTGCACCGGTGAACTCGACAAGACGGCGCGACAATCTTGTAGCTGGGGAACAGCCTTGGGCGACACGATGGATGTAACTTCTATCGTCTCGAGTCCAGCATCGTAAAGTCTGCGCAGCAGCTCTATCTTGACATCTGTCGGGACTTGCTGCGAGATGTTTTGCAGGCCATCTCTGGCGCCGACTTCGACGATGCGGACGTGTGTAGTCATGATCAAAGATGAATGGATGAGATGCGCATGACAGCAGGTTCCAGAATTGTTAGAATAAATGAATGGAGCTGTTCCCTCGCTCTTTCCGTGGATGCGATTTCCTCGCGGTCCGCATTCAAGATCCGTCGAGAACCGAGATTCCCGTCGCGACCGGACCGATCCCCGCGGGGACCTTCCAGGGCATTAGTTACCCCGTCGGTCGCTGCCTTTGACAGGCATTTGAACCGAGGTATATTCTTCCATCTTTTTGTGCTTCTTTTCATCACAAAGACATCTTTGTTCAATTTTTAGCAATTTACTGTCGCAGCAGTGGCATTTCTGATTGACATCTTCCCGTTGTTGATGGAGTCGCTCCGCCTCGGTCCGAACCCCGAACAGCATCTTTATTTACACCCGTAATCCAGCTGGACATTGTTCTTCATCTTTAAATTACTCGATTCGGACTCTGAAGAGTTGCTTCAGTTCAATCATCGGCAACATGGCTTCCACACATCAATACCCAGTCGAGCGCTCCAAGGTGTCGCTTCGAGACCAAGCTCACAAGGACAATCTCGCAAACTGGGAGCCCATACTAGAAAAGTATGAGGATGCGCTACAACAGGTATCTAGCGAAGGTACAATTGCCTCGCTTGAGAGGCATCAGACTAGAGGCCAGCTCCTTCGTAAGTCCCAGCAGCACATGTTTTGGGGGGTGCACTAACCGGCTTCCAGCAAGAGATCGCATCGCTTTGCTTCTTGATCAAGACTCTCCATTCCTAGAGCTCTGTCCGTTTGCCGGCTTTGGGAATGCCAACTCGACGCCTTCTGCCAACATTATTGCTGGTATCGGCACAGTGAGGTAGGTCGACACTAGCATTCTTGTAGGAGTTCGTGTTGACGATGAATAGCGGAAAGATATGTCTTCTCATGTCGCATATACCCACACAGAGCGGCGGAGCTTGGAACGAGATGACTGGTGAGTGCACTATCGCTCAAGTCTACACATTCACTAACAAGTGGCAGTTGTCAAGGTGAACCGCATCTTGGAGATAGCCTCTGAGAACGACCTCCCCCTCATCTCCCTCGTCCAGTCTGTAAGTCTCAACCCCTCACAcaacctcctcaacatcaactCACCCTCCAAGGCCGGTGTCTTTCTCCCACAGCAGTTCCGAGTCTTCCACAGAGGTGGCCAGCTCTTCTACGACCTCGCCAACCGCTCATTCCAAGGAAAGCCCTCATGCGCCATCGTCTTTGGGTCTTCAACTGCTGGTGGAGCATATCACCCTGCTCTATCCGACTATAGTATCTTTGTGGAGAATCAAGCTCAAGTCTTTCTTGGTGGTCCACCGCTGGTCAAGATGGCTACTGGAGAAGAGGTCGAGGCGGAGGAGTTGGGCGGTGCTAATGTTCATGGGTCAAAGACTGGACTTGCCGATCAAGTCGCGACAGACGAGTGAGTCTAATGTCCCACTCTGAGTGAGTGATTGAAGCTGACAGGTACAGGTTCGATGCCATTCACAAAGCTAGGGATTGGGTTGCCTctctcaagatcaagcagcGATTCCTCAAGACCAACGGTGAAATTTCgaatcctcttcctccacggTATCCCATCGACGATATCCTTTCCTTGGTAAACCCCGACATTCGAAAGGCGTTTGATATGAAGGAGGTGGTGTTGAGACTTGTTGATGATTCGAGGCTGGCCGTCTTCAAGCCCAAGTATGGAGTCAACATTTTGACTACGTGGGCGCACATCATGGGTAAGCCGACGAGTGCTAATGCAAGAGCATGACTGACGAGGCGTTTAGGCTTTCGAGTGGGAATTGTGGCCAACCAGATATCCGTCATCAACCCCGATGAAGCTCTCAAAGCCGCCCAGTTTATCCGGCTCTGCAACCAAGAGTAAGTCATGTCATTACACCCCTCTCCCTGAAACTACTGACACTTCCCCAGGGCTACGCCCATCATCTTCCTTCACAACGTCACAGGCTTCATGGTAGGCACCAAAGCCGAGCACTccggcatcatcaaggctggaGCGCAGCTCGTCTCTGCAGTTTCGTGCTCTCAAGTTCCTCACATCTCCATTATCATGGGGGCCTCCTACGGCGCTGGCAACTACGCCATGTGTGGCCGAGCCTACAAGCCTCGGTTCATCTTTACTTGGCCGACGGGCAAGTGCAGTGTCATGGGACCTGATCAGCTTGCCGGTGTCATGGAGCAGATCCAGTCGAAGAAGGCTCGGCCTGAGGGAGAAAAGGATTCAGCAGACAAGGTTCAGGAGAAGACGGCGCAGTTTAAGCGCCAGGTTCAGAGAGATGCTGAGAGCTACTCTACAAGCAGTATGCTTATTGATGACGGAATCATTGATCCCAGAGATACGAGGGAAGTGCTGGGTATGTGCTTGGAGATTGTTTCAGGAAACGACAAGTCTGCTGGTCAAGGGTTCAGAGCTCTTGCGAGAATATAGTCGGCATGGTGCTGCTGATCGTGTAAGCTACTAAATCAGGATAGAAGTTGGGTATGGCGTGGATAAATAGATGgcatattattataaccaaCAAATCGCAACCTGTGCCCGTCATACAAATCCAAACAATTCTATCCCATATTATACAAATCACATAAAGTACAAATCATCTTACACCCTCCTTTTGCTAGTTATTACTTCAAACTCCTTATCCGAAGTCTTTTCCAACTCCTTATTGACCCACCAAGCAATACTCGAAGCAGCCTCTTGAGGGCTCTCCAGATGAAGTTGAAAGAACCCCTGCAGCATAGAAGGCGTAAACGTATCTTCGGGTATCGCGCTGGCGAATTGCTTTGCCAGCGCGCGAATCTCTTGCATGTCTAGATGTGACGTGCAGCCTAGGTCGGGGGAGAACATGCGGATAAACATTTCTTCTGCTGACTTTTGGCTTATGTTTCCGAGGAGCACTTTCATGTCGACTCGGCCGGGTCTTATTAGTGCGCTGTCGAGCTGGTCTGGTCGATTTGTTGTCATTATGACGATGCGGCCCTCTTGTGACCCTACTCCGTCGAGGACGTTCAGGAGGCCGGATAGAGTGCAGTTTGGCGCGTGGTTTCCGTCTTGGTTGTTCTTTTCGTTGTTTGACCGGTCTACCCATACGGCGTCAATGTCTTCGAGTAGAACGACGCAACGTGGGGGAATCTCTTG from Fusarium falciforme chromosome 2, complete sequence includes these protein-coding regions:
- a CDS encoding Zn(2)-C6 fungal-type domain-containing protein, which codes for METHDTRPTNAGVIKRIRQACANCRRRKVKCSGERPVCTHCRQSRRSCVYEPYSVTAGETGHTVPRVSNATISSQLLERISSLESALSRLSQGNFDAHVQTSPSSAFSSTPRRMPSLHHNQDQPDLNLDSIVQNSVLDSFSFDGLPPPEVVQSLVDTYFARVHNQPYSFFHRTSFYASLSTMSIPRCLLFAVLAYAVRFSDQPYFVGKVQQASDAYSRQSWLCVIEDHLSVDNNLDLSVIQTVTLLAIVDYTAARISSGWLRLGLAIRLSQDVDLMSEPSFFLPPTEREERRRTFWSIYLVDKLISCARSRPAAVADDDCTLHLPCNEDVFQDRGEDGENVPTLRQVLSWDVPLANPPSPFGLAVVATSIFGRCTKYAHGRSAGEMLTPLDPQSDFALTNASLLLLESYLKNHDQPILDLVQNGPQADTNIDEKQVGHLVFSHALFHLCYCLLNHPFLIRLRLRPIAARVPKSFTSNAFHAAQENARKLTDLLLAGTTGVVPMESSFYTYCASIAAGIHSLAFGAQHQGVDVDQYDSQRYYQRCIEVLERLGVLWPMVPNMLTKLREFDAHSESYAHLFNAACLADELDGIAENTLWSLVDYGMLAREVPGNSPGNVSFLSNLPSPSKWIPGGDYMAASPTSEARNQLLFVGTQEPLTRL
- a CDS encoding Hydroxymethylglutaryl-CoA lyase, translating into MTTHVRIVEVGARDGLQNISQQVPTDVKIELLRRLYDAGLETIEVTSIVSPKAVPQLQDCRAVLSSSPVQALLGDASLRLPVLVPNRKGLDIARQLGVKEVAVFVSASEGFSRANINCTVDQGIARARLVCEEAKKFDCKVRGYVSCIFEDPFDGRTPPAAVLKVVQTLLDMGCYEVSLGDTLGVGSPKDVRNLLHLLKTNDIPLDRIAGHFHDTYGQALANVWEAYTWGVRVFDSSVAGLGGCPFAPGAKGNASTEDLVYMFDRAGVHTGVNLSKLAAVGAWISDKLSQPTSSRVGAALSSKERRVKKPREKTHGPLTWERVKETDGLIIDQSGANLRITMNRPRNGNALTTAMIEDLTSIFRDVASDRSVNRIALTGSGKFFCTGMDLSKSTPVGGNDDVAQAQFNRLERLFDTIDKSPKVTIAALNGPAFGGGVGLAFACDLRLCVKGAKVTLSEAKLGLCPATISKYVIREWGVPFAREAILTARPVTPSELHAKGVVMSVVEDQCKLNEALDSWLVKLRSVSPEALRMSKELIASAWAHGGHPEQADTIKTLFNEMMKPSAPGHFGVSEFQAGRAVDWDAPRTRSKL
- a CDS encoding Methylcrotonoyl-CoA carboxylase, producing MASTHQYPVERSKVSLRDQAHKDNLANWEPILEKYEDALQQVSSEGTIASLERHQTRGQLLPRDRIALLLDQDSPFLELCPFAGFGNANSTPSANIIAGIGTVSGKICLLMSHIPTQSGGAWNEMTVVKVNRILEIASENDLPLISLVQSVSLNPSHNLLNINSPSKAGVFLPQQFRVFHRGGQLFYDLANRSFQGKPSCAIVFGSSTAGGAYHPALSDYSIFVENQAQVFLGGPPLVKMATGEEVEAEELGGANVHGSKTGLADQVATDEFDAIHKARDWVASLKIKQRFLKTNGEISNPLPPRYPIDDILSLVNPDIRKAFDMKEVVLRLVDDSRLAVFKPKYGVNILTTWAHIMGFRVGIVANQISVINPDEALKAAQFIRLCNQEATPIIFLHNVTGFMVGTKAEHSGIIKAGAQLVSAVSCSQVPHISIIMGASYGAGNYAMCGRAYKPRFIFTWPTGKCSVMGPDQLAGVMEQIQSKKARPEGEKDSADKVQEKTAQFKRQVQRDAESYSTSSMLIDDGIIDPRDTREVLGMCLEIVSGNDKSAGQGFRALARI